The sequence GACAGTTGCACACTGTTTCCTGTGTGAATTGTCACCTGTAAGTGATCATATAACTGTAATACACTTgcagatcagattttttttaatgctaacTAAAAAGACTACAGACAGTTAGTGATATTACCTtaaatacagcacacacacacacacacacacacagttagtgTTTATGCATTTTACTTAAAGTTCATTacaaaaaaaagttaatgttgcccttttgtgtttcaatatTTGTGGGTCTTTCATTTTGATTATCAAATCACATGTTGTACATTGAGCTGTTTGGAGGCTAATATTTGTACCAGTTGGTCCCttattccaaaaataaataaagctagTTGCCCCAAAATACATGcaactatttttcttttttttttccaagaagGAAAAGGGAAATTCTTTTTATTATCTGTTCAGCTGTGTGCAAACTCTACCACCCGTTAATGATTGACTGGTATAGAAGCCTAATAATTGACCTTTATCTTCCTAATGAACTGAGATTAATTATCACTTCAAGGTCTGGTGGTCTGTGAACACATTGACATACAAATATCTATTCTCCTGAGTGCATGAACAGACTCCCCATGAGAAAAATTTGagtattatatatactgtacacacaaaaTTGGCTTTAAATAACTGAACAACCAAACAGTTTAGATTATAGTTtgtcaaactgaaaaaaaaaaaaaaaaaaagaaactattttcagtttaattaattaaaagtcgATTCTGCATTTTCTTTCATGTTTGCACTTTATCCCCAGACAGCAGCCAGTATTAACAGTGCACAGAAAACAAGCAGCACGGAGCGGAACATTTAAACCAGTAGATAATGGTGGAATATTAGTCCAACACACACCTGCGAACACAAATTCTTTCATGGTTGttaatttatttgtgcattatgtATGTTTGCACTTGATAAGGAATTGGGGTGAGCGGGTGGTCACGCATAATCCTTATTGCTTGGTGTGAGAAAAGCAAGGCGTCATCGCACCTGCGAGCGCGCAGAGTGGAAAAGGTCACCTGTCAGTCATTCTTCCTTTGTCAAGGTTAGTGTGAGTCAACATTAGGATCTTAGTATCTATTCCACTCATCAATAGATGTTTAATAGTCTCCCTGCTGCCATAGGTTGTAGCTAAGGCTTTTGACGATTTAGTCAAAAGATGTGATTGAAATTTGTTTTACAATTTGAATAAACTATAACAAAGACATGGATTTCGCTTCAATTCTAATCTAGATTATGGCACCAAATTTGTCTGTTGAGTTATTTCTACACACTTATTTAGGTAGTATGATCCAGCAATAGCCCAActgaatcaaacacacacacacacacacacacacacacacacacacacacacacacacacacacacacacacatggcttaaacaaaacatgaaaccttttttgtctaaaaaattaaaatattttaaatatgaaatacattttttaacatttattaccACATATAGCCTACTGTACAATATTTTACTTGCAATTATAATTCGGCTGTGAATTTGTGAACTATGCTATTAAAAGACGTTGATTAAATACATGTAGCCTTGGTGGATTGTGCATttaagtattaataataataataattgttatactTTTATTGGCATATTAAGACTATAGCATTAGCCAAATCGTTCTTTGTTGTTaataatgttgttattttattttattattattgtcaaaaACGTTTTAAAACACCTAAATAAATTTTCTGAAGAtttataaattgcatttttttatttacagtaggcctatatatcTTACATGCCGATTAGTCGCGAGAAATGTGAACGGTAAGGTTCTCTCCGAGCTCCTAAAGTGCTGAAATGAATTGCGTGCGTAATGAATAAATTCAAAAGCTTTGACAGTTTCTAAAATCTAAGAGCGTCCAAATGAACCAATCAGCGTGTGTTTAGGAGGAGCGTGCTAGAGCGGGAGACGGTCAAAAACTGATGTCTGCACGCGTACTTGGCATTGCGTTGCATAACGGACACAGAGAGACTTAATGAAAACACAAAATGCATAGACTGCAGTTATAGAGCAACAAAACGTACAAAAGAAACCATCTTAAAGAATTGTCAGACAATATTACAGACGGGCAGGTCAGTGACATCATTGTTAAGTGTAAAgactaaaaaaagaaagataaaaacaTCTACTTTTGATAACGTTTTTAAGTTTGTGTCCATGGATAAATCTAAGAACTTTCGAATTGATGCTCTGTTGTCAGAGAGCACTCAGCGGATAGTACGGGAGGATTCACCGGGACTGTGTAATGACATCGAGCCCATGACATGCCAACGGACTGTCAACTCTCCTCCTCGATCTTATCAGCTTCATACAGGGGTCATACCTAAACCGGGTATGCTAAATAATCCTCACTCAGGATTAACTTCACTTTCTCAAGGGTCTATGCCAGGAATGTATCTCTCACCTATGTACTCCATCACAGCACTTGCTGCGCAGCATCCCACCTTCGCGTATTCTGGTTTCGCGCCACCCTACCCGGAGCACCTGAAAGCTGCCGCCATGGCCAGCTCATTCCCGTTAGAACACTGGCTCCGGGCAGGGCTCATAATGCCCCGCCTCGCAGACTACAGCGGTATGTATGGAAGCATGCGTTGTCCCTTCTGTGTAATATAattgacattttataaatatatatatatatatttatttatatctatatatatatatatatatatatatatatatacatatatctttTTACAGTTTTAATAGTAAATAATTTTACTAATAGTAAGATTTATATACACAAATTGCAGAACCAAATATTTTGTTTCCTAAAATGTAGGGCTAAATTGggaccaaaataaaaatatataaattatacttTATTTGCCTAACtttaatttgttcattatttaatgtgtttgaTCCATGCATACTATTGTATCTCTCAGCAAAAGCACAATAAAGTGAGTTCATGGGCCATAAATATGCTCTAGCATAACTGAATCAGTATTTACTGCTAACGGAACTATAATGTTAGGTTTTTTATTTTCAGTCATTTCATTGCATCATAAATGACAACTCCATTAAAACTGCCTTCATTTGAAGGAAAACTATAAAGAAACACTTAACACCGGTCTAAGCTTCATCAATAAACTTTTCTGGTAGCATTTATTGAATTTTCATTAAGTTAATGGTGCTCTCAGGTGTTTTATTGTCCTGCTAAAGTAATATCTCTGGGCCCTGTCATCAACAATAAACTGAAGTAAAGCTGTTATCATGGGGGGGGGGTGAGTAACGAGGGGTGAATATGTTCTACCTTGCAGCATCTGCCTTGTATCTCATCTGCATTTCTTAATGTCTCACACATCCTTTCTCAACAAACTTTCTCCTTAGGGGCACCTCAGTCCAGTCTGATTGGAAAGTGCCGGAGACCACGCACAGCTTTCACCAGTCAGCAACTACTAGAGCTGGAAAATCAGTTTAAACTCAACAAATACCTATCACGCCCCAAACGCTTTGAAGTGGCCACATCTCTGATGCTAACTGAGACACAGGTGAGGAGAAGAGGAGAAAAgggaaacaaaacattgaaagttGGTCACAAGATCTGACCAATATAATCTCCATGAATTTGCATTGAAAAGCTAATAAAAACTCATGATAATAATGGAATAACTGTCTTTTGAATGATTGAGATACTTTATGCATTTACCAGGTGAAGATTTGGTTCCAGAACCGCCGCATGAAGTGGAAGCGCAGCCACAAAGCTAAAGAGCAAGCTGCACAGCTGGAGACAGGCAAGAGAGGAAACAAGCTAAAAGACCTTAGTCGCTGCATTGCacaagatgatgatgaggatcTGGAAGCAGAGGATGAAGatgatgaggaagaggaagagttcagaaaatcTATTAACGTAGGTGTGAGTCTAGCTCACCCCTCGGACTTCCTGCAGCACAGCTCAGAGTTGAGTTACAGCTCTCATGGCTCTTACTCGGATGATGACCTCGAAGAGATCGAAGGAGACAGAAAGATCAGATTAGGGTTATGAGGAATTGATGGCAGCTTTGTGTTCATTATTAATTGGGAAGCTAACTACATCTAGGTTTTAGAACCCTCAAACATCCATAACCTAAAGACTGAGGCTGTTGATATCAAAACTATCCTCATGAGTTCAATGTAACATTCTATAATGAATATTTACAGGACATTTACAGTCATAAATCCAGTTGTggtatggtaacactttacaataaggttcaattctttaaaattagttaatgcattaggtatcatacagtgaacaatatatttttacagcatttattaatcattgttaatgttagttaataaaaatacaactgttcattgtaagttaatgttagttcatagtgcattaactaatgttaacatatacatcttttcatttaaaatatattagtatacagtatattgtaataaactttaaccaagattaataaatgctgtaaattaattgttctttgttagtttcaTGTTCACTaattttgttaactaatgttaacaaattgaaccttgtTGTTATGTGTTACCGAAGTCATTAATGAAAATGGTCTTCCAGTTTATTTGcacttaaaaacaaattattgacTGCTGCTTTTAAACTGCAAATGTAAACTTTTCCAGACTAAATAGTTTTTTCCTTATGTGATCAAAATCTTTactctaaatgttaacattttggtTGACAAAAACAGTTGTAGATCTAAGAACTAAACGAGGAAGCCTTTGCACTGAAAGTCACAGGCTGACACATGTGCTTTACAGCTGTTCATAAATGCAACTGTGATTTCTTGAACATATTTTGTTCAACATAGGCAAGAGTGGACACCAATGAACAGAAGATTGTCCAAAAGGTCACTGGTGTCAGTTTTCGTCCAGTTGCGTTGACTGAGGAACATGGAGGAACGGCTAAATCCTCAACAAATATTGAACAAGGGCAAACTGAACAGTGCATTACTTAGTCCATTAGTTTATGTCATGTTGTTGCTGTTGGTGTCTTTAATGTTATTTAACTCTTATAGATTATATCTAatttattctgctgaaagagATCAGTACTGTGTTTGAAGGATTGTGTGACCGTCAAACATTGCTTTGAAAATATGTACTTGGAGAAAAAGGGAAATAAACACAACCTTGAACATGAGTACACAGAAATCAATCTGTTAATGTCACTGAACCCTCATGTACTTCGAGAAAAACACTGTGCTGTGGCACAGATTTCGAGCACACGAGCAAAAGATTTCAAACACAATTAATATCCCTTCTTTCAGGCACCCCTACCCCACATATTcattgccccactcctctccttTTTAACCTCTAGCTGACATAGATGTGATTACAGCACAGATGAATCTACAGTGCATTATAAACAATGTAGGCCTTGGTATTTATAGCCACAACCTATAAAATATGAATTACTCAGGGGGGTTTACTGATAGGAAAATAATTAAGTTAATGAAGGAGAGGTAAAATAATCTACTCCTTATGCTGATGTCACTGGGCCATTTAATTTGCTAAAAGATGAATTACCTCAATGACCAAAAGAGCATTTTAACGGAGGCGTGGTGTAAGGCCAACAATTAGATATGCAATCTCAGCCAAACTAGAATAGGATATATGCTGATTAAATGCACTGCAGTGAAAGGAATAAATACTTATCCAAAACCAAAGGGAAATCGGGCACTTAAGGAGGCAAATTGTAAACTTTTATCATGCATTTGGGAAATTACACTTGCGTCTCGCAGAAAAAAGTCTCGCTGTCTCTAAATGTCCCTCGGCAGTTTCCGTCGTTTCCATGGAGGTCGAATACACAACTGAACCGTCAGTGAAACTTTCAACATAGGGAAACAAATACTAATATAATTCGCCACGTTTTCCATTTCGTTTGATGGTTTTTAAAAAGAACTGCACGACGTGCAGAAAAAACACTTTGGTAAGctatcattttaaaatacattaaaaattgtTTTACGATTTCTGTGGTTAAATAAGGAAGAGGCGCTAGAATAATAAgcgtttaacttgataaaatctgttttaatacttagaaaaatgATGTATGATTAATTTAAAGAGATGGTGTAGTTATTAATTTCTGCTTGTACTGTAATAAATATGCCATATTAATCAAAATTACAGCATCCACAAATGCTAGTGTTTTCAGAGATCAAAACCCGTAGTGTAAACCAGAACAGCTACTGCATCACTTTATCAATAACATTTAATTGTATTACCCTCTGAAGCAATCACCTTTGCTGTCTGTGTTTTCCTTTAGGCAAATCACTTATGTTAATAGAGAGCTAAAGAAATGAGTGGCAGGATAATAAATCGCACCTGCTTCAGTTAAACTCAGACATCATATCAGGCAAATAACAGACAATGCTTTTGAGATAAATAAAGAGGAAGACTGTTGAGAGTAAGCTAAATGGCTATACAATTTTTGCACTTTAAAGAAATGCATGAAATGCAACATGTAGTTTACTTTAAATAGGTAGCCTATGTTCATTTTCATTGGTCAGAAGGAATTTAGGTTCACCTAATTTAGGCCTGTTAACATAAAGTAGGCTACTAGAATCACATCTGGTCATATTAAAGAAGACCGTGAATGCCGTAGTATTTGACCTCATGTGGTTTGACCTTTTGTTTTAGTTGTAATGTTGACTGATCGTCCAGTGAATCCTCTGAACTCTGGCATTCCCTTTGGAGTTACACACAATTCCCATAGAAAGGTAAGAAGTGTTggcagtttttcttttctttttttcaaaattttttgACAAAATAGCTAtcatttagctttgattatgtgAGTAAACATAATGGAGAGAACAGAAATAGTCACACTTTTGTGAATATAGGGCAGGTTTGgttgttaaaaggatagttcatccaaaaatgaaaattctcacattatttactcgccctcctggcatcccagatgtgtattcctttctttcttctgcagaacacaaattaagatttctagaaaaatgtttcagctctgtagattctcacaatacaagtgaatgggtgccaaaaatgttaagctccaaaatccacataaaggagcataaaagtaatccatatgactgcagtggttaaatccatgtcttcagccATGATATTATAGgtctgagtgagaaacagatcaatatttaagtaatttgttttatcatatattctccttcctgcccagtaagTAGAGATCTGCACTAAGAATgtcaatcaccaaaaacacaagaagaagaatgagagagtgaaagtaaagtggagattgactgagcagggagatgaatttatagtaaaaatggacttaaatattgatcttttttcaccaacacctatcatatcacttggagaacttttatgttgcccttgtgtgaattttggagcttcaaaatttctcacccattcactttcattgtatggacctgcagagctgagatattctgcaaataatctttgtgttcagcagacgaaagaaagtcaaacacatccgggatggcatgagggtgagtaaatgatgagagaattaaacattttgggtgaactttaaaagttaatttgtggcatacaaaaataaatttcacaTTTCCACCATCATTGCACTGGAAAACGGATAAGCCTACAGTTTGTTCATCGTACACATGCTGACCTTTTATGACAACATACAATGGGCTTTTcagccaaatgtaaacataataaaataaaacagcagtaaataaataaaaagatggcATACAAAGAAATATCacattttcaaataatataaaacattttcttgtttttgCAAAGAATACATTTCTATCTAATCAAATTCTATCTAATACCCCGAACACAATTCAACCTTTCAGAGTTAAAATCTATCGTCATAATTCAGTTGACCCTTGCCTGAATTTATCCTAGATTGGTTTGAATGTGTTCAGTTGTTTACTCCGCATCTATCGCAAAAATATGATATTGAAATTTTAATTTAGAGTATAAAATTCACAAAGCAGTGTCATAAGACATTTGGTGCTTGAAACTGACATACAAAACCGCTGACTGAGATAAGaagcatttgtttgtttaaacttATAGTTACTGAGAGCCCTAGTGACAACAGCCCCATGTTAAAAGAGCCTCTGTCTCTCCTTTTCCATTGTTCTTTATTCTTCTACTTCTTAATCATGTTTCATGCCTTCTGTTATGTTCGTAGAAAGTTTTTGAAAAAAGTTGACTGGTTCGCTTTGGCTCTTCGTAATCAGCCTGCTAAAATGCTTCACTGA comes from Xyrauchen texanus isolate HMW12.3.18 chromosome 18, RBS_HiC_50CHRs, whole genome shotgun sequence and encodes:
- the LOC127659292 gene encoding motor neuron and pancreas homeobox protein 1-like, yielding MDKSKNFRIDALLSESTQRIVREDSPGLCNDIEPMTCQRTVNSPPRSYQLHTGVIPKPGMLNNPHSGLTSLSQGSMPGMYLSPMYSITALAAQHPTFAYSGFAPPYPEHLKAAAMASSFPLEHWLRAGLIMPRLADYSGAPQSSLIGKCRRPRTAFTSQQLLELENQFKLNKYLSRPKRFEVATSLMLTETQVKIWFQNRRMKWKRSHKAKEQAAQLETGKRGNKLKDLSRCIAQDDDEDLEAEDEDDEEEEEFRKSINVGVSLAHPSDFLQHSSELSYSSHGSYSDDDLEEIEGDRKIRLGL